A section of the Kribbella sp. HUAS MG21 genome encodes:
- a CDS encoding TetR/AcrR family transcriptional regulator, protein MSQRSSDSVPEASTRPTPANAIGEERILDAAYELLLAIGMRRMTMADIARHAEVSRATLYRRWPNVQAVVAALMTREWTIALVSAFQPDAVDGRARLVEGVVEVVAKTRVHPLMRKIIELDPEFLTPYLLERRGSSTVAHLALVEEGIRQGQADGSIREGDPVWLARQIILVSLASAVSGPVMASPDEYPKLDEELRVMLTRYLTP, encoded by the coding sequence ATGTCTCAGCGTAGCAGCGATTCAGTCCCCGAGGCCAGCACCCGTCCGACGCCGGCGAACGCGATCGGCGAGGAGCGCATCCTGGACGCGGCGTACGAGCTGCTGCTCGCGATCGGGATGCGCCGGATGACGATGGCCGACATCGCCCGGCACGCCGAGGTCTCCCGCGCGACCCTGTACCGGCGCTGGCCGAACGTGCAGGCCGTGGTCGCCGCCCTGATGACCCGGGAGTGGACGATCGCGCTGGTGTCCGCCTTCCAGCCGGACGCCGTCGACGGCCGCGCCCGCCTGGTCGAGGGCGTCGTCGAGGTGGTCGCCAAGACCCGCGTGCACCCGTTGATGCGCAAGATCATCGAGCTCGACCCCGAGTTCCTGACGCCGTACCTGCTGGAGCGGCGCGGCAGCAGCACGGTCGCGCATCTCGCGCTGGTCGAGGAGGGCATCCGCCAGGGGCAGGCCGACGGTTCGATCCGTGAGGGCGACCCGGTGTGGCTGGCCCGGCAGATCATCCTGGTCTCGCTGGCCTCCGCGGTGTCCGGCCCGGTGATGGCGTCGCCCGACGAGTACCCGAAGCTCGACGAGGAGCTGCGCGTGATGCTCACGAGGTACCTGACGCCATGA